In one window of Episyrphus balteatus chromosome 3, idEpiBalt1.1, whole genome shotgun sequence DNA:
- the LOC129917138 gene encoding dynein light chain Tctex-type protein 2B: protein MSVEKKKSSENGHLEQEHDDIKDQLKSSSQLDLDDNKGPIAYRMRPSLEDIFKAKTIKEIIQRVLTKTLQGKKYNVEDARKWTQEIADTISASVKDLNMPRYKHVVQISLGQQLGAGCRYIAKCSWDAECDSYTSDIFSNATLFCVCTVFGIYVY from the exons ATGtctgttgaaaaaaagaaaagtagtGAGAATGGACATCTAGAACAAGAACATGACGACATAAAAGATCAATTGAAAAGTTCATCTCAATTAGATTTGGATGATAATAAAGGACCAATCGCTTATCGAATGCGACCATCGCTAGAAGACATCTTCAAAGCTAAAACTATTAAAGAAATAATACAAAGAGTATTAACAAAAACTCTGCAAG gaaaaaaatacaatgtagAAGACGCACGCAAGTGGACACAAGAAATTGCTGATACCATTAGCGCTTCGGTTAAGGATTTGAATATGCCACGGTACAAGCATGTGGTTCAAATAAGTTTGGGACAACAGCTTGGAGCTGGATGTAGATATATAGCTAAATGTAGTTGGGACGCAGAATGCGATAGTTACACCTCggatatattttcaaatgctaCTCTATTTTGTGTCTGTACTGTTTTTGGAATATATGTTTATTAG
- the LOC129917135 gene encoding uncharacterized protein LOC129917135, translating to MSSSVFVETPRSASSGVGDPSSLLLNDDDDSTALGKADSNLVVVYGKNGINVDRKGLENLIDEKTLTSISVIRITSPTPSMEDEEAEEIRKEAEHQAQEDEESHSSADEDDEEENSDSEVEEKRTPKPAKTIVKTRPEILGLTVEEFYPPNEAKELAKEILKYAGVTPLKCNVDYEFQRYVIKNDHCYTPFTSPSQVNEAKLATEADTKQSNTNIRKLPVTNTTTVKQYLNKRKQNMDEQVRKINDKEKDKSFISSDHDDSPADDSKNPEEDQEEEGDEDFDDDGSDYTAESEESAESDNDRDSDSDFDVNNRHGNVKKKKNFVARRKKKEKQRAARSLIMQKAVNNKRRLQSQDHISHDEEMKSLTPQKVNKQPQDARKSVSSFTIPKTIAKKQVPDDVEPVVAPTTSVLPSIPADPPAPPRQLINIQSVQIVKPANKIVEPSPVQVRTYQMMKPATPAPPPVPVQIPASPQTVKQIVINKVIASPKGGFTDLSALLARSDNSLSNVRVAEINPDKPPSVKGFMPLGIESAAKNQLPAQISIQTHQSSSEIAAENDKQLDLIDSIVKDELDRSFQTTEKSTAIKENSIPDLVKMLESTEKAVLEKNNKISTTSFTSTSSVEAIDIANAPLLENADDDIPEDLLQHVVELMEDKSLQEAVEMEVLQQQEKQKLEKQQELEQQQLQLKQQQQQQQIKPIILPQSSSSMNLQLPIRPHAQIVMTTPLKQPKSIIEASISNTTTPSSSRDTTPTPTLNRSTNVTYLRREPIQIVRGNGRVITLPPIEAPTTRAKRRAQAQPTSDTSFNDSESCDVSMHSDTSLFADSSHVGERNDPVFMPTVAAPKEKPVKTANKKKTAAKSLKSVPKKAQEEGESQEDEDEDDPNKLWCVCRQPHNNRFMICCDVCEDWFHGTCVSITKAMGLEMEQNGVEWTCPKCVKKQDQKKQKKITDLFENKKTVVQLMPQLDIQKKSSPTVQSKITDVFNKKTVVQLMPQLDEQPKQTRSSLNHSDITLQEVPGENKHMIDLKKLQPGQFYTLTRTPTTKKVQAVKTPEPVQNKVTSPEVVLKKSSPESGGSVVGNITKRVIVLPNTTTTSPKAVSRGVAMVKASALQQQQLKFNKVSTAAEKKQFTIAKVQQQQQNKNVPTSGQITLGSNSIDSPTNSSSQQTKTSIQKQQSVELLTCIVCKKQARANSIYCSDDCIRKHAQNALNAVKVPEAIPPSPPVKLGPDEKKKKSKGLFEDLLSMADRKPKVERVCVLERRTGKLLTGSNAPTTLNLKKWLQDNPTFEVVQPGSAQALEIEKSKQKARPNVQSPTNTNTFMPLKSDGPIVTSVITLTPPAMPSPQPVFPKNVKQQDLNKSNTKSSNSPNVQQRQTTTPKQTAKQTQQQLNIKTDKSEKEKEKPLASPSLPSSSQKVLKKQLSAEKDSINSPTPIRETSEPVRVNVRRTLKEQLLIRIKEVSDEKKLSEEQVEEFVKATEYEMYRLFNKDIGAKYKAKYRSLMFNIKDRKNETLLLKICGKLIEPRQLVRMSPEELASQELAQWRENEAKHQLEMIKKSELDMLSCTKTYVLKTHKGEEVIEGKQADRVDLDISIPVEDVVTVLNNSIVSSTTEIEPTSLTPRKDNSFETDYNVQETATSSVAPLNSVATTTSDKKKFGSKERERDREKRHKSKDRHREKNRKRSRSRSRERHHKSSSSRKDERREKDVSRKEDHEPVAKAAKVVATVPIKQPVSQPQPQTAVSETKSIAPARPVVKKTVKTPQPSIEKFNLIDQILESTKTVEQAANLQKEKPTPVVTPSTQTATAPLSKPDSIPEVVVQKSKPQSPLATDSDQEPSSTVSISTPPEDPYFKYTSDGEASMWTGSINMIDVASFQVSLQTVSGNTYLLSKDLPDELDIVGRISPDTVWDYIGKIKRSPNKEVVVIRLVPSGESETNAYTILYKYLDKRKRLGVIKTTSSNIKDFYIMPLGVGQQMPSVLQPSENFEFYDDVMRPDMLLGIVIRIMGKRHSNASMRRKKEATVISNRTITSVLDVDGTTSFTPPGSPKPKNTDSSRSTQAAGSSRGIRMQQKSIDDEEFDIDAIIKAPITAKKIAQQSQSTAASVAAQKDDADEPYSPGGGSSDDDVSSQTIPVRDDDLKRKMDEINRQIEAQKMEIAGLLSHDQSSSLANISIPSNLQQILASIQSKPDPPSQPSTSGKVPPPPIPPPPMIGSLSQFSHDEEYTPEHSAISRDPKPSRLAQLSEAELLSMVPDNIDIASSNTSHKNMSASDQPPEKRPRWSEPPPPGMESDYT from the exons ATGTCAAGTTCGGTATTTGTTGAAACACCGCGATCTGCTAGCAGCGGAGTAGGTGACCCTTCTTCGTTGCTGctaaatgatgatgatgattctaCCGCATTAGGCAAGGCAGATTCCAATCTTGTCGTTGTTTATggtaaaaatggaattaatgtcGATCGGAAGGgattagaaaatttaattg atgaaaaaactttaacttcGATTAGTGTTATTCGAATAACATCGCCGACGCCAAGTATGGAAGATGAAGAAGCTGAAGAAATTCGCAAAGAAGCAGAACACCAAGCTCAGGAAGATGAAGAAAGTCATTCGTCGGCGGACGAAGATGACGAAGAAGAGAACAGTGATAGCGAGGTTGAGGAAAAAAGGACACCAAAACCAGCAAAGACGATTGTTAAAACACGTCCAGAGATTCTCGGGCTGACAGTTGAAGAGTTTTATCCACCAAATGAGGCTAAGGAGTTGGCAAAAGAGAttttaa aatATGCTGGTGTAACACCACTTAAATGCAATGTCGACTATGAATTCCAAcgttatgtaattaaaaatgacCATTGCTATACACCATTTACTTCACCATCACAAGTTAATGAGGCAAAATTAGCAACCGAAGCTGatacaaaacaatcaaatacaaatattcgaaaattacCAGTTACAAATACAACAACTGTAAAACAATATCTCAATAAACGCAAACAAAACATGGATGAACAAGTGCGTAAAATCAATGATAAAGAAAAAGACAAATCATTTATCTCATCAGACCATGATGATTCACCAGCCGATGATAGTAAAAATCCTGAAGAAGATCAAGAAGAGGAAGGTGATGAAGattttgatgatgatggtaGTGATTATACTGCCGAAAGCGAGGAAAGTGCTGAAAGCGACAATGATCGTGACAGTGATTCAGATTTCGATGTGAACAATCGGCATGGTAAtgttaagaagaagaagaactttGTTGCAAGGcgcaagaaaaaagaaaaacaacgtGCTGCTCGCAGTTTGATAATGCAAAAGGCTGTTAACAATAAACGTCGCCTTCAAAGTCAAGATCATATATCGCACGATGAAGAAATGAAAAGTCTCACTCCTCAAAAGGTTAACAAGCAACCCCAAGATGCTCGCAAATCTGTTAGTTCGTTTACCATACCCAAAACAATTGCTAAAAAGCAAGTACCCGACGATGTTGAACCTGTAGTGGCACCCACAACAAGTGTTTTACCATCTATTCCAGCAGATCCTCCTGCTCCGCCAAGACAGCTTATCAACATTCAGTCGGTGCAGATAGTTAAGCCAGCAAATAAAATCGTCGAGCCTTCGCCCGTACAAGTAAGAACATATCAAATGATGAAACCTGCAACGCCAGCACCACCACCAGTACCAGTCCAAATACCAGCCTCTCCACAAACTGTTAAGCAAATTGTAATCAATAAAGTAATAGCAAGTCCTAAGGGTGGCTTCACAGATTTGAGTGCTTTGCTTGCAAGATCCGATAACTCTCTATCAAATGTTAGAGTCGCCGAAATAAATCCAGATAAACCACCTTCGGTTAAAGGTTTTATGCCACTTGGAATTGAATCAGCAGCAAAGAATCAATTACCAGCCCAGATCTCCATTCAAACGCATCAATCTTCATCTGAAATTGCAGCCGAAAATGACAAACAACTTGATTTAATTGATTCAATTGTCAAAGATGAATTAGATAGATCTTTTCAAACAACTGAAAAATCAACAGCAATTAAAGAAAATAGTATACCTGATTTGGTTAAAATGCTTGAAAGTACAGAAAAAgctgttttggaaaaaaacaacaaaatatccaCAACATCGTTTACTTCTACATCTTCAGTAGAAGCAATTGATATTGCAAATGCACCACTTTTAGAAAATGCTGATGATGATATTCCCGAAGACTTATTACAGCATGTTGTGGAATTGATGGAGGATAAAAGTTTGCAAGAAGCTGTCGAAATGGAAGTTCTTCAAcagcaagaaaaacaaaagctaGAAAAACAACAAGAGTTGGAACAACAACAGCTTCAACTtaaacagcagcagcaacaacaacaaattaagCCTATTATCTTGCCCCAATCTTCTTCTTCGATGAATCTACAATTGCCAATACGACCGCATGCACAAATTGTAATGACAACTCCTTTAAAACAACCTAAGAGTATCATTGAAGCCAGTATTTCCAATACGACTACACCGAGTTCATCGCGTGACACAACTCCCACGCCAACTCTGAACAGATCGACAAATGTTACTTACTTGCGCAGAGAACCTATCCAAATTGTCCGTGGTAATGGTCGTGTTATTACATTGCCTCCAATTGAGGCGCCAACAACACGTGCCAAACGTCGTGCACAAGCTCAACCGACATCAGATACATCGTTTAATGACAGTGAAAGTTGTGATGTTTCTATGCACTCGGACACTTCCTTGTTTGCAGATTCATCTCATGTCGGAGAACGAAATGATCCTGTCTTTATGCCAACTGTTGCTGCACCTAAAGAAAAACCAGTcaaaactgcaaataaaaaaaaaacggctgcCAAATCGCTGAAATCAGTTCCGAAAAAAGCTCAAGAAGAAGGAGAAAGTCAAGAGGATGAGGATGAAGATGATCCGAATAA atTATGGTGCGTATGTCGACAACCACATAACAATCGTTTTATGATTTGTTGTGATGTTTGTGAAGATTGGTTCCATGGAACTTGTGTTAGTATCACAAAAGCTATGGGTCTTGAAATGGAACAAAATGGCGTCGAATGGACGTGTccaaaatgtgttaaaaaacaAGATCAAAAGAAGCAAAAGAAAATTACTGATctctttgaaaataagaaaaccgTGGTACAATTAATGCCACAACTTGATATCCAAAAGAAATCTTCACCAACGGTACAGAGCAAAATAACGGATGTTTTCAATAAGAAAACAGTAGTTCAATTAATGCCACAACTAGACGAACAACCAAAACAAACTCGTTCTTCATTAAATCATAGCGATATTACTCTACAAGAAGTTCCTGGAGAAAATAAACATAtgattgatttgaaaaaattacaacCGGGACAATTTTACACGCTAACTAGAACTcctacaacaaaaaaagttcaagcGGTGAAAACACCTGAACCAGTGCAAAATAAAGTAACTTCTCCAgaggttgtattaaaaaaatctagCCCTGAAAGTGGTGGTTCTGTAGTGGGAAATATTACAAAACGTGTCATTGTATTGCCAAACACAACTACAACCAGTCCAAAAGCTGTTAGTAGAGGTGTTGCTATGGTTAAAGCAAGTGCTTTGCAACAGCAACAgttgaaatttaataaagtttCAACTGCAGCTGAAAAGAAACAATTTACTATAGCAAaagtacaacaacaacaacaaaataaaaatgtaccaaCATCAGGACAAATTACTTTGGGATCCAATTCAATAGATTCACCAACAAATAGTAGTTctcaacaaacaaaaacttcaaTTCAAAAACAACAATCTGTAGAATTGTTAACGTGTATAGTTTGTAAGAAACAAGCACGTGCAAATTCAATTTATTGCAGTGATGATTGTATACGAAAACATGCTCAGAATGCTTTGAATGCTGTCAAAGTTCCAGAAGCAATTCCACCAAGTCCACCTGTGAAACTTGGTCCGGatgagaagaaaaagaagagtAAGGGACTATTTGAGGATTTGCTCAGCATGGCGGATCGGAAGCCAAAAGTTGAAAGG gTTTGTGTTTTGGAACGTCGAACTGGAAAGCTATTAACCGGAAGTAATGCTCCTACAACACTTAATCTAAAGAAATGGCTCCAAGATAACCCAACTTTCGAAGTTGTACAACCAGGAAGCGCACAAGCACTAGAAATAGAG AAATCCAAACAAAAAGCCCGCCCTAATGTCCAATCACCAACAAATACGAATACCTTTATGCCACTGAAATCAGATGGACCCATAGTTACATCAGTTATTACCCTCACACCCCCAGCAATGCCTTCACCGCAACCAGTATTCCCTAAGAATGTTAAACAACAAGATCTTAATAAATCAAACACAAAATCAAGTAATAGCCCGAATGTGCAACAACGGcaaacaacaacaccaaaacAAACAGCAAAACAAACACAACAGCAACTTAATATTAAAACTGACAAGTCAGAAAAGGAAAAGGAAAAACCTTTAGCTTCACCATCGTTGCCTTCGTCGTCACAAAAAGTTCTCAAAAAACAATTATCTGCTGAAAAAGACTCAATCAATTCACCGACGCCAATCCGAGAAACTAGTGAACCAGTACGAGTCAACGTTCGTCGCACACTCAAAGAACAACTTTTAATTCGAATAAAAGAAGTCAGTGACGAAAAGAAGCTTTCCGAAGAACAAGTTGAGGAATTTGTTAAAGCAACGGAATATGAAATGTATAGACTTTTTAATAAGGATATTGGTGCCAAGTATAAAGCAAAGTATCGTTCGTTGATGTTTAACATCAAAGATCGTAAAAATGAGACTCTTCTTCTAAAAATCTGTGGAAAACTGATTGAACCACGCCAACTTGTAAGAATGTCTCCCGAAGAGTTGGCAAGTCAGGAATTAGCTCAATGGCGTGAGAACGAAGCTAAACATCAGCTGGAAATGATAAAGAAGTCAGAATTAGATATGCTTTCTTGCACAAAAACTTATGTATTAAAAACGCACAAAGGTGAAGAAGTAATTGAAGGCAAACAAGCCGATCGAGTAGATTTGGATATCAGCATACCGGTGGAAGATGTTGTAActgttttaaacaattcaattgttAGTAGCACAACTGAAATCGAACCAACTTCTTTGACTCCTCGCAAGGATAATTCATTTGAGACAGATTATAATGTACAAGAAACAGCCACCAGTTCAGTTGCCCCTCTCAATTCAGTAGCCACTACCACTTCAGataagaaaaagtttggaagtaAGGAAAGAGAGAGAGACAGAGAAAAACGTCATAAAAGCAAGGACAGGCATAGAGAGAAAAATCGCAAGCGAAGTCGCAGTCGCAGCCGAGAACGTCACCACAAGAGCAGTAGTTCGAGAAAAGATGAACGTCGTGAAAAAGACGTATCGAGAAAAGAAGACCACGAACCTGTTGCCAAAGCTGCAAAAGTTGTGGCAACGGTGCCTATAAAACAGCCAGTATCACAACCACAGCCACAAACAGCGGTTTCAGAGACGAAATCTATTGCACCAGCTAGACCTGTGGTGAAGAAAACTGTAAAAACTCCACAACCTTCAATTGAAAAGTTCAATTTGATtgatcagattcttgaatcaaCCAAAACTGTGGAGCAGGCAGCAAatctacaaaaagaaaaaccaacgCCTGTAGTAACACCATCAACACAAACCGCCACAGCACCATTAAGCAAGCCAGATTCTATTCCTGAAGTGGTAGTACAAAAGTCCAAACCACAGAGTCCATTAGCAACGGATAGTGATCAGGAGCCATCTAGCACAGTGTCGATATCGACACCTCCAGAGGATCCCTACTTTAAATATACATCCGATGGCGAGGCCTCTATGTGGACCGGATCCATTAATATGATCGATGTGGCATCATTCCAAGTTAGCCTACAAACGGTCAGCGGAAATACATATCTCTTGAGTAAGGATTTACCCGACGAACTTGATATTGTGGGTCGAATTAGCCCAGACACTGTATGGGATTATATTGGTAAAATCAAACGCAGTCCGAATAAAGAAGTTGTTGTTATACGACTGGTGCCTTCGGGGGAGTCTGAAACAAATGCATATACgattttatacaaatatttggATAAACGGAAGCGTTTGGGTGTTATCAAAACCACTTCGTCTAATATTAAAGATTTCTACATAATGCCATTAGGTGTAGGCCAACAGATGCCGTCTGTTCTGCAGCCAAgtgagaattttgaattttatgatGATGTTATGCGGCCTGATATGCTATTGGGTATTGTTATCCGTATAATGGGTAAACGGCATTCAAATGCATCTATGAGG CGAAAGAAAGAAGCTACTGTGATATCAAATCGAACGATTACATCTGTATTGGATGTTGATGGAACTACCTCATTCACACCACCAGGTAGTCCGAAGCCTAAGAATACAGATTCAAGTCGATCAACGCAAGCGGCAGGAAGTAGTCGGGGAATTCGAATGCAACAAAAATCTATTGATGATGAAGAATTTGATATCGATGCAATTATTAAAGCGCCCATTACAGCAAAGAAAATTGCGCAGCAga GTCAATCTACTGCCGCATCTGTTGCTGCTCAAAAAGATGATGCTGATGAGCCTTACTCACCTGGTGGTGGTAGCTCTGATGATGATGTATCGTCGCAAACAATTCCAGTAAGGGATGATGATTTGAAGCGAAAAATGGATGAAATCAATCGTCAGATTGaagctcaaaaaatggaaatagCTGGGCTACTAAGCCATGATCAATCg tcaTCTTTGGCCAACATCTCGATTCCGTCAAATTTACAACAGATTCTAGCCAGCATACAAAGCAAACCAGATCCTCCATCTCAACCTTCAACTTCTGGAAAAGTCCCCCCGCCCCCAATACCTCCGCCTCCAATGATTGGATCATTGTCACAATTTAGCCACGATGAGGAATACACACCAGAGCATTCCGCTATATCCAGGG ATCCAAAACCCAGTCGACTTGCGCAACTAAGTGAAGCTGAGCTTCTTAGTATGGTTCCCGATAATATTGACATAGCAAGTAGCAATACTTCACACAAAAATATGTCAGCATCAGATCAACCACCCGAGAAGAGGCCCAGATGGTCAGAACCTCCACCACCCGGAATGGAAAGTGACTACACTTAA
- the LOC129917137 gene encoding short-chain specific acyl-CoA dehydrogenase, mitochondrial — protein MFSLLRNPSRLAQNALNLKRNIACLSALPETHQMLQKTVRDFADNELAPKAAKFDREHLYPAEEIKKMGELGLMAVAVPEEYGGTGLDTLAYAIAMEEISRGCASAGVIMSVNNSLYLGPLLSFANEEQKKKYIEPYTTGEKIGFFALSEPGNGSDAGAASTTAVLKGDRYVLNGTKAWITNGYEAESGVLLATTSKALKHKGISAFIVSKGLKGFTVGKKEDKLGIRGSSTCQLIFEDCEIPKENLLGEEGYGFKIAMKGLDGGRIGIAGQALGIAQASLELAVDYSNKRTAFGKPISKLQIIQQKIADMASSVESARLLTWRAAWLKDNDKSFTKEAAMAKLAASEAATFCSHQAIQVLGGMGYVTDMAAERHYRDARITEIYEGTSEIQKLVIAGSVLKELSA, from the exons atgttttcGCTTTTAAGAAACCCTTCAAGATTAG CCCAAAATGCATTgaacttaaaaagaaatattgcCTGTTTATCGGCACTACCTGAAACACATCAAATGCTCCAAAAGACAGTCAGAGACTTCGCTGACAATGAACTAGCACCAAAAGCTGCCAAATTCGATCGTGAACACTTGTATCCTGCCGAAGAGATCAAGAAAATGGGTGAACTCGGTTTGATGGCTGTTGCTGTGCCAGAGGAATATg gtGGCACTGGTTTAGACACACTTGCCTATGCTATTGCCATGGAGGAAATCTCAAGGGGATGTGCCTCAGCTGGAGttataatgtctgttaataattcACTATACCTTGGACCCCTTTTGTCTTTTGCTAAtgaagaacaaaagaaaaaatacattgaaccATATACCACAGGAGAGAAAATTGGTTTCTTTGCCCTCTCTGAACCTGGAAATGGTTCTGATGCTGGAGCAGCATCTACAACTGCTGTTCTAAAAGGAGATCGGTATGTTTTAAATGGTACCAAAGCATGGATCACTAATGGCTATGAAGCCGAATCGGGTGTTCTACTTGCAACTACCTCAAAAGCTCTTAAACACAAAGGCATATCTGCTTTTATTGTGTCCAAGGGTCTGAAAGGTTTTACTGTGGGAAAGAAGGAAGATAAACTTGGTATTCGTGGATCTTCCACTTGCCAATTGATTTTTGAAGATTGTGAAATTCCCAAAGAAAACCTATTGGGTGAAGAAGGTTATGGTTTTAAGATTGCAATGAAAGGTCTTGATGGTGGTCGTATTGGAATTGCTGGCCAAGCGCTAGGAATTGCTCAGGCATCACTCGAACTAGCAGTTGATTATTCTAATAAACGAACGGCTTTTGGCAAACCCATTTCTAAATTACAAATTATCCAACAAAAAATTGCAGATATGGCTTCGAGTGTGGAGTCGGCGCGTTTGTTGACATGGCGTGCAGCATGGTTGAAGGATAATGACAAATCATTTACCAAAGAAGCTGCGATGGCTAAATTAGCTGCTTCGGAAGCAGCAACTTTCTGCTCTCACCAGGCTATTCAAGTTCTTGGTGGAATGGGATATGTTACTGATATGGCTGCTGAACGACATTATCGTGATGCTAGGATAACTGAAATTTATGAAGGAACTTCGGAAATTCAGAAATTGGTTATTGCTGGATCTGTACTCAAAGAGTTAAGCGCATGA